One region of Tumebacillus amylolyticus genomic DNA includes:
- a CDS encoding M4 family metallopeptidase translates to MNKKLVTTLVMSSLVASAFAINAGAAPADKQVLKNEKGAVHNVVGKLGKVSGSTAEERALNALDRVKADFGFAKATGNFKAKESHVDELGTSHTKLNNVINGIEVFGQQMIVHENAGEVSGITGTYKALVPTATKASIESSTAVDKALAETGVTPEGYQLTGALAAQLVYLPVGNQAVLTYKVSVNALGDTPVNSDVFVNAVDGSITKVINKVENVVGTGIGVLGDTKSINTTLKSGAYYLEDTTKPMTGIIRTRDMKNRTSLMYDMTDADNVWNTTTQRAAVDAQFYAGQVYDWYKNNVNRNSIDDNGMTLDSLVHYSKNYNNAFWNGTYMVYGDGDGVQFRNFSGAVDVIGHELTHGVTEKTSGLVYQDQSGALNESWSDAMGAVIEGKNWLMGEDICIPGGGYTAFRSMQDPTIYGDPDNMSKYVVTTSDNGGVHTNSGIPNKAFYNFATAIGSRTIAGKVWYQADRDYMTSTTDFSGARAATLQAVAALYGSTSSYYTALQSAWTNVGVN, encoded by the coding sequence ATGAACAAAAAGTTGGTCACCACGCTGGTTATGTCTTCGCTCGTAGCATCCGCATTCGCAATCAACGCAGGCGCTGCTCCGGCAGACAAGCAAGTCCTGAAAAACGAAAAAGGCGCAGTCCACAACGTTGTCGGCAAGCTCGGCAAAGTAAGCGGTTCCACCGCTGAAGAACGCGCTCTGAACGCACTCGATCGTGTAAAAGCTGACTTCGGGTTCGCAAAAGCTACCGGCAACTTCAAAGCGAAGGAAAGCCATGTAGACGAACTCGGCACCTCTCACACGAAATTGAACAACGTCATCAACGGCATCGAAGTCTTCGGCCAACAGATGATCGTACATGAAAATGCAGGCGAAGTCTCCGGCATCACCGGGACTTACAAAGCGCTCGTTCCGACCGCAACCAAAGCTTCCATCGAATCCTCCACCGCAGTTGACAAAGCACTGGCTGAAACCGGCGTAACTCCGGAAGGCTACCAACTGACCGGCGCACTCGCTGCACAACTCGTGTATCTCCCGGTTGGCAACCAAGCGGTTCTCACCTATAAAGTTTCCGTGAACGCACTCGGCGACACCCCGGTGAATTCGGACGTCTTCGTCAACGCGGTTGACGGCTCCATCACCAAAGTCATCAACAAAGTAGAAAACGTAGTCGGCACCGGGATCGGCGTTCTCGGCGACACCAAGTCGATCAACACCACCCTCAAGTCCGGCGCTTACTACCTCGAAGACACCACCAAGCCGATGACCGGGATCATTCGTACCCGCGACATGAAAAACCGTACCTCTCTCATGTACGACATGACCGACGCAGACAACGTGTGGAACACCACCACGCAACGCGCAGCGGTTGACGCGCAATTCTACGCAGGTCAAGTCTATGACTGGTACAAAAACAACGTAAACCGCAACTCCATCGACGACAACGGCATGACGCTCGACTCGTTGGTTCACTACAGCAAAAACTACAACAACGCGTTCTGGAACGGCACCTACATGGTGTACGGCGATGGCGACGGCGTTCAATTCCGCAACTTCTCCGGTGCAGTTGACGTTATCGGTCACGAGCTGACCCACGGCGTCACCGAGAAGACGTCCGGCCTCGTCTACCAAGACCAATCCGGTGCTCTCAACGAGTCCTGGTCCGATGCAATGGGCGCAGTTATCGAAGGCAAGAACTGGCTGATGGGCGAAGACATCTGCATCCCGGGCGGCGGCTACACCGCATTCCGCTCCATGCAAGATCCGACCATCTACGGCGATCCGGACAACATGAGCAAGTACGTTGTGACCACGTCTGACAACGGCGGCGTTCACACCAACTCCGGCATCCCGAACAAAGCGTTCTACAACTTCGCAACCGCAATCGGTTCCCGCACCATCGCAGGTAAAGTTTGGTACCAGGCAGATCGTGACTACATGACCTCCACCACCGACTTCTCCGGCGCTCGTGCAGCAACCCTGCAAGCTGTTGCAGCTCTGTACGGCTCCACCTCTTCCTACTACACCGCTCTGCAATCCGCTTGGACCAACGTCGGTGTTAACTAA
- a CDS encoding M4 family metallopeptidase, giving the protein MKRSTYSIFVMSSLLTSVLVNSASAQINTVQTLRDEAGKVHNVVGTLGKVSGSTAAQRALQALDLVGPKFGFTRAAGHFHVTESHTDENGVAHTKVDQTLNGIPVFDHQMIVHEMSGTVKGVTGDFDNLTPNTDTPVLTEEQAIEKALNSLDFHGTLTRTATSELNYVAQGSNAVLTYKVNLAYNDAQNPGNWLIFVNALDGSIVRSINELENLTVANGTGTGVLGDTKTLHTTNYSGTYYLEDHTKTMTGDIETFTYSNGTSTGYYMTDSDNIWDASPQRAAVDAHYFAGVVWDYYKGLGRNSFDNAGGPIYSNVHYSTNYNGAFWNGMEMMYGDGDGINYLPLSGARDIVAHELTHAVTQFTCNLTYSNQSGALSESWSDAQASVVDGDDWEIGEDVFTPSTAGDALRSLAIPTLYGQPDSMLNFVNTLTDNGGVHANSGIPNKAFYNFATAIGSRTIAGKVWYVASRDYMTSSTNFSGARAATLQAVSALYGPTSIYATSLQTAWTTVGVN; this is encoded by the coding sequence ATGAAACGGTCAACTTACTCAATCTTCGTCATGTCCTCATTGCTCACGTCTGTTCTGGTGAATTCCGCATCTGCACAAATCAATACGGTTCAAACCCTGCGCGACGAGGCGGGCAAAGTACACAATGTCGTCGGCACCTTGGGCAAAGTTTCAGGCTCGACGGCCGCACAACGAGCTCTCCAAGCGCTCGACCTCGTCGGACCCAAATTCGGCTTCACACGAGCGGCCGGTCATTTTCATGTGACCGAATCCCATACAGACGAAAACGGCGTGGCGCACACCAAAGTTGACCAGACCCTCAACGGAATTCCGGTCTTTGATCACCAAATGATCGTGCATGAAATGAGCGGTACGGTGAAGGGTGTCACCGGAGATTTCGACAATCTGACCCCCAACACGGATACCCCCGTTTTGACCGAAGAACAAGCGATCGAGAAAGCGCTGAACTCCCTCGACTTTCATGGAACACTGACCCGCACCGCCACATCCGAGCTCAATTATGTCGCGCAGGGCAGCAACGCAGTCCTCACCTACAAAGTCAACCTCGCCTACAACGATGCACAGAACCCCGGTAATTGGCTGATTTTTGTCAACGCTCTCGACGGTTCCATCGTCCGATCGATCAATGAATTGGAGAATTTGACCGTCGCAAACGGAACCGGCACAGGCGTACTCGGCGATACCAAGACCCTGCACACCACCAATTATTCGGGAACCTACTATTTAGAAGACCACACCAAAACCATGACCGGGGACATTGAAACGTTCACCTATTCCAACGGCACGAGCACCGGCTATTACATGACGGACAGCGACAACATCTGGGACGCTTCCCCCCAGCGAGCGGCCGTCGATGCCCACTACTTCGCCGGCGTGGTTTGGGACTATTACAAGGGCCTCGGACGCAATTCCTTTGACAATGCCGGTGGTCCAATTTATTCAAACGTGCATTACTCGACGAATTACAACGGCGCTTTCTGGAACGGAATGGAGATGATGTACGGAGACGGGGACGGCATCAACTACCTCCCGCTGTCCGGCGCTCGAGACATCGTCGCCCACGAACTGACCCACGCCGTTACCCAATTTACCTGCAACTTAACCTACAGCAACCAATCCGGTGCTCTCAGCGAATCGTGGTCCGATGCTCAAGCTTCTGTCGTCGACGGCGATGATTGGGAGATCGGGGAGGATGTCTTCACGCCTTCTACAGCCGGAGATGCATTGCGCTCTCTCGCTATCCCCACCCTCTACGGCCAACCGGACAGCATGCTGAATTTCGTAAACACCCTCACAGACAACGGCGGCGTACACGCCAACTCCGGCATTCCGAACAAAGCGTTCTACAACTTCGCCACCGCCATCGGCTCCCGCACCATCGCCGGCAAAGTCTGGTACGTGGCTTCCCGTGACTATATGACCTCTTCCACCAACTTCTCCGGCGCACGAGCGGCGACCTTGCAAGCGGTGTCCGCGCTGTACGGCCCCACTTCTATTTATGCAACTTCTTTGCAAACCGCCTGGACCACTGTAGGCGTAAACTAG